A part of Pectinatus sottacetonis genomic DNA contains:
- the fumC gene encoding class II fumarate hydratase translates to MQYRIEKDSIGEVKVPCDKLWGPQTERSYENFKIGIEKIPMELVRVFSRLKRAAAKVNLDLKLVDKERVDAIIKACDEINEGKLDENFPLAVWQTGSGTQFNMNMNEVIAHRAMQILHEQGHDIKVHPNDHVNHSQSSNDIFPTALHVVSLTMIKKYLFPAMDNFIVTLDKKATEFADIIKIGRTHLMDATPLTLGQEISGWAGIIKRDREILNSGIEFIHYMAMGGTAVGTGINTHPEFAERVAVEVSHLTGENFVTAPNKFQALSSKSELAAVHGLLKALAADLMKIANDVRWLASGPRCGIGEITIPANEPGSSIMPSKVNPTQAEAVTMVAAQVMGNDATVGFAASQGNFQLNVFMPVIAYNMVQSIRLLSDSINSFNHKCAVGIKPNLSRIEDHLKHSLILVTGLVPLIGYDKSAEIGKKAAKENITLKEAALSLGYVSEKDFDFYMNPQRLIKPEE, encoded by the coding sequence ATGCAGTATCGTATTGAAAAAGATTCTATTGGTGAAGTCAAGGTTCCATGTGATAAGTTGTGGGGACCACAGACCGAAAGAAGCTATGAAAATTTTAAAATAGGGATAGAAAAAATACCAATGGAGCTTGTTCGTGTGTTTTCACGGTTAAAGCGTGCGGCTGCAAAAGTTAATCTTGATTTAAAATTAGTTGATAAAGAACGCGTTGACGCTATTATAAAGGCGTGTGATGAAATTAATGAAGGGAAATTGGATGAGAATTTTCCTTTAGCTGTATGGCAAACAGGCAGTGGTACACAATTTAATATGAATATGAATGAAGTTATAGCACATCGTGCGATGCAGATACTGCATGAACAAGGGCATGATATAAAAGTTCATCCTAATGACCATGTAAATCATTCTCAAAGCTCGAATGATATATTTCCTACGGCACTTCATGTAGTTTCTCTTACAATGATAAAAAAATATTTATTCCCGGCAATGGATAATTTTATTGTAACACTGGATAAAAAGGCAACTGAGTTTGCTGATATTATAAAAATTGGCCGTACACATCTCATGGATGCAACTCCATTAACGCTTGGACAGGAAATAAGCGGCTGGGCTGGTATAATAAAAAGAGATCGGGAGATTTTAAACAGCGGCATAGAATTTATTCATTATATGGCTATGGGTGGTACTGCCGTTGGTACAGGCATAAATACTCATCCAGAATTTGCGGAAAGAGTTGCAGTTGAAGTCAGCCATCTTACAGGGGAAAATTTTGTTACAGCACCGAATAAGTTTCAGGCACTTTCAAGTAAATCAGAATTGGCAGCTGTGCATGGTTTATTGAAAGCATTGGCAGCAGATCTAATGAAAATAGCCAATGATGTCCGCTGGCTTGCAAGTGGTCCTAGATGCGGTATTGGTGAAATAACCATACCGGCGAATGAACCGGGCAGTTCCATAATGCCTTCGAAAGTAAATCCTACACAGGCTGAAGCAGTTACTATGGTTGCTGCCCAGGTAATGGGTAATGATGCAACTGTTGGTTTTGCGGCCAGTCAGGGAAACTTCCAACTCAACGTATTTATGCCGGTAATTGCGTACAATATGGTTCAGAGTATAAGACTTTTAAGTGATTCAATAAATTCATTTAATCATAAATGTGCAGTAGGAATCAAACCTAACTTGTCAAGAATTGAAGATCATTTGAAACATTCATTGATATTAGTTACAGGATTAGTACCATTGATTGGATATGATAAATCTGCAGAAATAGGTAAAAAGGCGGCTAAAGAAAATATTACGTTAAAAGAAGCTGCTCTATCATTAGGCTATGTATCAGAAAAGGATTTTGATTTTTATATGAATCCGCAGCGGTTGATAAAACCAGAAGAATAA
- a CDS encoding helix-turn-helix domain-containing protein encodes MLKSRFTYRLKEVRKKMGLTQKEAAKRLNIGYTKYNHYETGRNEPDMDTIILLAKFYKVSIDYLMGNDDNCINKQNISSLKENLINDILSVDDEINAEIGQYLNYLKTKKKAVGEDEKK; translated from the coding sequence ATGCTGAAGAGCCGATTTACATATAGGCTTAAAGAGGTTCGTAAAAAAATGGGATTAACACAAAAAGAAGCGGCAAAAAGACTTAACATCGGTTATACAAAATACAATCATTACGAAACCGGCAGAAATGAACCCGATATGGATACGATTATTTTATTAGCTAAATTTTATAAGGTAAGTATCGATTATCTTATGGGAAATGATGATAATTGTATTAATAAACAGAATATATCGTCATTAAAGGAAAACTTAATTAATGATATTCTCTCTGTTGATGATGAGATTAACGCAGAAATAGGACAGTACTTAAATTATTTGAAGACAAAAAAGAAAGCTGTTGGTGAAGATGAAAAAAAGTGA